A portion of the Stigmatella aurantiaca DW4/3-1 genome contains these proteins:
- a CDS encoding zinc-dependent alcohol dehydrogenase — protein MKAVVFHGIGDIRLDDVEEPRLEKPTDAIVRVSASAICGTDLHMIRGTMPGMKPGTILGHEGVGYIEELGEDVRNFNVGDRVVIPSTIACGSCVYCRSGYYAQCNEANPHGPLAGTAFFGGPMMTGPFHGMQAEKVRVPFAHVGLVRVPDGVSDEQAILISDIFPTGYMGAEMAEIKPGDTVAVFGCGPVGQFAIVSAKLLGAGRVFAIDCHEDRLEMARSQGAEIINFDAEDPVETLRRLTGGIGVDRAIDAVGVDSVHAHHGPAAKAAKAEHAEFKREVKEVAPKTNPDGDNWVPGDAPAQALLWAVQALAKAGTLSIIGVYPQTARTFPIGEAMNKNLTLKMGNCNHRKYIPKLLELVRTGEVDPTAILSHVEPMTSAIDAYRQFDLRKPGWLKVELEPTMLT, from the coding sequence ATGAAAGCCGTCGTTTTTCACGGGATTGGGGACATCCGGCTCGATGACGTGGAGGAGCCGAGGCTCGAAAAGCCCACGGATGCCATCGTCCGGGTCAGCGCCAGCGCCATCTGCGGCACGGACCTGCACATGATCCGCGGCACCATGCCTGGCATGAAGCCGGGCACCATCCTCGGCCACGAGGGCGTGGGCTACATCGAGGAGTTGGGCGAGGACGTGCGCAACTTCAACGTGGGAGACCGCGTCGTCATCCCCTCCACCATCGCTTGTGGAAGCTGTGTGTACTGCCGCTCCGGCTATTACGCCCAGTGCAACGAGGCCAACCCCCATGGACCCCTGGCGGGCACGGCCTTCTTTGGAGGACCAATGATGACGGGGCCCTTCCACGGCATGCAGGCCGAGAAGGTTCGCGTGCCATTCGCCCACGTGGGGCTGGTGCGCGTGCCGGATGGGGTCTCGGACGAGCAGGCCATCCTCATCTCGGACATCTTCCCCACCGGGTACATGGGGGCGGAGATGGCGGAGATCAAACCCGGCGACACGGTGGCGGTGTTCGGGTGTGGCCCCGTGGGCCAGTTCGCCATCGTGAGCGCCAAGCTGCTGGGGGCCGGCCGGGTCTTCGCCATCGACTGCCATGAAGACCGGCTGGAGATGGCGCGATCGCAGGGGGCCGAGATCATCAACTTCGACGCGGAGGACCCGGTGGAGACGCTGCGCCGGCTCACCGGGGGCATCGGCGTGGACCGGGCCATCGACGCGGTGGGGGTGGACTCCGTGCACGCGCACCATGGGCCCGCCGCCAAGGCCGCCAAGGCCGAGCATGCGGAGTTCAAGCGTGAGGTGAAGGAGGTGGCCCCCAAGACGAACCCGGACGGGGACAACTGGGTGCCCGGGGATGCGCCCGCCCAGGCGCTGCTGTGGGCGGTGCAGGCGCTGGCCAAGGCAGGCACCCTGTCCATCATCGGTGTCTATCCTCAGACGGCCCGCACGTTCCCCATCGGCGAGGCGATGAACAAGAACCTCACGCTGAAGATGGGCAACTGCAACCACCGCAAGTACATCCCCAAGCTGCTGGAGCTGGTGCGCACCGGCGAGGTGGACCCCACGGCCATCCTCTCCCACGTGGAGCCGATGACGAGCGCCATCGACGCCTACCGGCAGTTCGACCTGCGCAAGCCCGGCTGGCTCAAGGTGGAGCTTGAGCCCACGATGCTCACCTGA
- a CDS encoding IS66-like element ISStau2 family transposase, translating to MSPVDPTDARIAELEGEVAELKKLVAALLAENASLRAEVAELRGRLGQNSTNSSKPPSSDPPGTQRPSKPASGRRPGGQPGHKHHKRELVPAEQVHRTVDIAAPRQCDQCEQGLAGRAVEPLRHQTVEVEPIKPHVTEYRCHGKQCGRCGAVSYGELPVEVAGHTFGERLTGIIVLLSGQYRLSKRKVQDALSDLLGVRICLGSISNREAEVAKALEVPVAQVGDAIREAERAHADETGWFEGKVNGRAKRAWLWVVVTAHLALFRISPSRGSEVAKALLGEDFTGFLTTDRWSAYNWYDTFLRQLCWSHLTRDFQSFIDRGGEGGRLGALLMKERDRMFKGWRRVRDGTMPREEFELRMPKVERRVGRLLRDAVVCAEDKTAGTAAEILKLESAMWTFVHVEGLEPTNNFGERTIRHAVMYRKTSFGTQSPEGSRFVERILTVVTTLRLQKRNVLEYLTAAVGAHRRGLPVPSLLPVAEPSQLAVAA from the coding sequence GTGAGCCCGGTTGACCCCACAGATGCCCGCATCGCCGAGTTGGAAGGGGAAGTGGCCGAGCTGAAGAAGCTCGTGGCGGCACTGCTCGCGGAGAATGCATCCCTGCGCGCTGAAGTGGCTGAGCTGCGAGGGCGACTGGGCCAGAACTCGACCAACTCGTCCAAGCCCCCATCGTCCGACCCACCCGGGACACAGCGCCCCTCGAAGCCAGCTTCGGGTCGCCGCCCTGGTGGCCAGCCGGGACACAAGCACCACAAGCGAGAGCTGGTGCCAGCGGAGCAGGTCCACCGCACTGTCGACATTGCCGCGCCACGGCAGTGCGACCAGTGCGAGCAGGGGTTGGCAGGCCGTGCTGTCGAGCCTCTCCGGCACCAGACGGTGGAGGTGGAGCCGATAAAGCCGCACGTGACAGAGTACCGGTGCCACGGCAAGCAGTGTGGCAGATGCGGCGCGGTGAGCTATGGCGAGCTTCCCGTCGAGGTGGCAGGCCACACCTTTGGAGAGCGCCTGACCGGCATCATCGTGCTGCTGTCGGGGCAGTACCGGCTCTCCAAGCGCAAGGTGCAGGATGCGCTTTCGGACCTGCTCGGAGTGCGCATCTGCCTGGGCTCCATTTCCAACCGCGAAGCCGAAGTCGCCAAGGCGTTGGAGGTGCCGGTGGCGCAGGTGGGGGACGCCATCCGAGAGGCGGAGCGCGCCCATGCGGATGAGACAGGCTGGTTCGAAGGCAAGGTGAATGGACGAGCCAAGCGGGCCTGGCTGTGGGTCGTCGTCACCGCGCACCTGGCACTCTTCCGCATCTCCCCCAGCCGGGGCAGCGAGGTGGCCAAGGCCCTGCTGGGCGAGGACTTCACCGGTTTTCTCACCACGGACCGATGGAGCGCGTACAACTGGTACGACACCTTCCTGCGCCAGTTGTGCTGGAGCCACCTGACGAGGGACTTCCAGAGCTTCATTGACCGGGGTGGGGAAGGCGGCCGCCTCGGCGCGCTGCTCATGAAGGAGCGCGACCGCATGTTCAAGGGGTGGCGCCGAGTACGCGACGGGACGATGCCTCGAGAGGAGTTTGAACTGCGGATGCCGAAGGTCGAGCGCAGAGTCGGCAGGCTCCTCCGTGACGCCGTCGTGTGCGCAGAGGACAAGACCGCCGGCACGGCGGCGGAAATCCTGAAGCTTGAGTCGGCCATGTGGACGTTCGTCCATGTGGAGGGGCTCGAGCCCACCAACAACTTCGGTGAGCGCACCATCCGCCACGCTGTCATGTACAGGAAGACCAGCTTCGGGACGCAGTCGCCAGAAGGCAGCCGCTTCGTCGAGCGGATTCTCACAGTGGTCACGACGCTGCGGCTGCAGAAGCGCAACGTGCTCGAATACCTGACCGCAGCCGTTGGCGCGCATCGACGAGGGCTTCCAGTGCCATCCCTCCTCCCCGTCGCAGAGCCCTCTCAGCTCGCGGTCGCTGCCTGA
- a CDS encoding tetratricopeptide repeat protein → MTPDLESLRRKVEAGERLSAAELEALREAAQGSAGPTLWLAVAHALINAEADREALPLLERLRRDFPNDLQVRLGLARGLLGLERHGDAEAALGEALALSPGDPEALKVLAVLALRRGETARARAHVAQVLERDPFDAEARLLKEELEAVALPAPPRAEEQVLRPEFNAALAAALRRAGVAFRRQGRDVLVRQAGGEVARIDVASLFAAYDGGRQALGAYVEGLAARLGGLDTGWREDPAAWMAKLRPVLRPAGFEAQAVGALSRPGPTGLEVFYVLEDAEYVRYLPASRLGPAGLTAEAVDRAAWQNLEAHPAVVRPAVLDRGEVGLAETFSGMWVLAEGDGHDGARLLTAEQRRRLVLHAGEAPLRVSLGRREYVLLCRESDASECEALARLGHAPDGIPGLFRLTAEGLSPASPASPR, encoded by the coding sequence GTGACCCCGGACTTGGAGAGCCTCCGCCGCAAGGTCGAGGCAGGTGAGCGCTTGAGCGCCGCGGAGCTGGAGGCGCTGCGCGAGGCGGCCCAGGGGAGCGCGGGGCCCACGCTGTGGCTGGCGGTGGCGCACGCGCTCATCAACGCCGAGGCGGACCGGGAGGCGCTGCCGCTGCTGGAGCGCCTGCGGAGGGACTTCCCGAACGACTTGCAGGTGCGCTTGGGGCTGGCGCGGGGGCTGCTGGGGCTGGAGCGCCATGGGGACGCGGAGGCGGCGCTGGGCGAGGCCCTGGCGTTGAGTCCGGGCGACCCGGAGGCGCTCAAGGTGCTGGCGGTGCTGGCGCTGCGCCGGGGGGAGACGGCCCGGGCGCGGGCCCATGTGGCGCAGGTGCTGGAGAGGGATCCGTTCGATGCGGAGGCCCGCCTCTTAAAGGAGGAGCTGGAGGCGGTGGCGCTCCCCGCGCCGCCCCGGGCAGAGGAGCAGGTGCTCCGGCCCGAGTTCAATGCCGCGCTGGCCGCGGCCCTTCGCCGGGCGGGCGTGGCGTTCCGGCGGCAGGGGCGGGATGTGCTCGTGCGGCAGGCGGGCGGCGAGGTGGCGCGGATCGATGTGGCCTCGCTGTTCGCGGCCTATGACGGGGGCCGGCAGGCGCTGGGAGCCTATGTGGAGGGGCTGGCCGCGCGGTTGGGAGGGTTGGACACGGGCTGGAGGGAGGACCCGGCGGCGTGGATGGCGAAGCTGCGCCCGGTGCTGCGGCCCGCGGGGTTCGAGGCGCAGGCCGTGGGGGCATTGTCTCGCCCGGGTCCCACGGGGCTGGAGGTGTTCTATGTCCTGGAGGACGCCGAGTATGTCCGCTACCTGCCCGCCTCGCGGCTGGGGCCGGCGGGGCTGACGGCGGAAGCCGTGGACCGGGCGGCATGGCAAAACCTGGAGGCCCACCCGGCGGTGGTGCGCCCGGCGGTGCTGGATCGAGGCGAGGTGGGCCTGGCGGAGACCTTCAGCGGCATGTGGGTCCTGGCAGAGGGAGACGGACACGATGGCGCGCGGCTGCTCACGGCGGAGCAGCGGCGGCGGTTGGTGCTGCACGCGGGCGAGGCGCCGCTGCGGGTGAGCCTGGGGCGGCGGGAGTACGTGCTGCTGTGCCGCGAGTCCGACGCCAGCGAGTGCGAGGCCTTGGCCCGGTTGGGACACGCCCCGGATGGAATTCCGGGCCTCTTCCGCCTCACGGCCGAGGGGTTGTCTCCCGCGTCCCCCGCTAGCCCGCGGTAG
- the ppk1 gene encoding polyphosphate kinase 1, which translates to MQEAVTVDLNDPQLFINRELSWLAFNERVLADVREASLPIYERLKFFAITSSNLDEFFMVRVAGLKQQLASGVAETAADGMLPADQLVAIGERVHSASEEMYRLWREELLPKLASHGVAVLTRDKLTAEQKAAAKTFFTSSVFPALTPLAVDPGHPFPHLRNKSLNVAILLRREGPRRRRNAREKSLAVVQVPSVLSRLAPVPASSGTVLAVLPLEELIALCAGELFPGYAVEQSAAFRVTRNWDLNVDEEESADLLSTLQEELRRRDRGAAVRLELEAAASMELETALTGALKLGTQDVYRLNGPMQPSDLMALTDLDPRPELRVEPFVPATPPVLRDEEPVLSLIAKRDILLHHPYESFDPVVRFLEEAAEDPNVLAIKQTLYRTSGDSPIARALTRAVENGKQVAVLVEIKARLDEANNIAWARRMEESGVHVVYGLIGLKTHCKVALVVRREGNGIRRYVHLGTGNYNPTTARLYTDLSLFTARQEIAEDVTALFNMLTGYSTAPQWKRLAVAPMGLHEKVLGLIQREADKARKGEPARIVAKMNSLVDPSVIRALYAASQAGVRIDLLVRGICCLRPGVPGVSENIQVTSVVDRFLEHSRVFAFGEGAQAEVWASSADWMPRNFVRRIETMFPVEEPLLRQRLLDEVLGVALRDNAKARRLQRDGTYVPVERTGSPVRSQMVLLELARRVADSKPIESLMRHVAAPEIPAEPLRVPATPVPSTG; encoded by the coding sequence ATGCAAGAGGCTGTGACCGTGGACCTCAACGACCCCCAGCTCTTCATCAACCGTGAGTTGTCCTGGCTCGCGTTCAACGAGCGCGTTCTCGCCGATGTGCGGGAGGCGAGCCTTCCCATCTACGAGCGGCTCAAGTTCTTCGCCATCACCTCGTCGAACCTGGACGAGTTCTTCATGGTCCGCGTGGCGGGGCTCAAGCAGCAGCTGGCCAGCGGTGTGGCCGAGACGGCGGCGGACGGCATGCTGCCGGCCGACCAGCTGGTGGCCATCGGCGAGCGGGTGCACTCGGCCTCCGAGGAGATGTACCGGCTCTGGCGGGAAGAGCTGCTGCCGAAGCTGGCCTCGCACGGGGTGGCGGTGCTGACGCGGGACAAGCTGACGGCGGAACAAAAGGCGGCGGCGAAGACCTTCTTCACCTCCTCGGTGTTCCCCGCGCTCACGCCGCTGGCGGTGGATCCGGGGCACCCGTTTCCCCACCTGCGCAACAAGTCGCTCAACGTGGCGATCCTGCTGCGGCGCGAGGGCCCCCGGCGCCGGCGCAACGCGCGGGAGAAGTCGCTGGCGGTGGTGCAGGTGCCCAGTGTGTTGAGCCGGCTCGCGCCGGTGCCGGCGTCTTCGGGCACGGTGCTGGCGGTGCTGCCCTTGGAGGAGCTCATCGCGCTGTGCGCGGGTGAACTCTTTCCGGGGTACGCGGTGGAGCAGTCGGCGGCCTTCCGGGTCACCCGGAACTGGGACCTCAACGTGGATGAAGAGGAGAGCGCGGATCTGCTCTCCACGTTGCAGGAGGAGTTGCGCCGCCGGGATCGCGGCGCGGCGGTGCGGCTGGAGCTGGAGGCGGCGGCCAGCATGGAGCTGGAGACGGCCCTGACGGGGGCGCTGAAGCTGGGCACCCAGGACGTGTACCGGTTGAACGGCCCGATGCAGCCTTCGGACCTGATGGCGCTGACGGACCTGGACCCCCGGCCGGAGCTGCGGGTGGAGCCCTTTGTCCCGGCCACGCCGCCCGTGTTGAGGGACGAGGAGCCGGTGCTGAGCCTCATCGCCAAGCGGGACATCCTCCTGCACCACCCCTACGAGTCGTTTGATCCGGTGGTGCGCTTCCTGGAGGAGGCGGCGGAAGACCCGAACGTGCTGGCCATCAAGCAGACGCTGTACCGGACCAGCGGGGACAGCCCGATTGCCCGGGCGCTGACGCGGGCGGTGGAGAACGGCAAGCAGGTGGCGGTGCTGGTGGAAATCAAAGCCCGGCTGGACGAGGCGAACAACATCGCCTGGGCGCGGCGGATGGAGGAGAGCGGGGTGCACGTCGTCTACGGGCTGATTGGCCTGAAGACACACTGCAAGGTGGCGCTGGTGGTGCGGCGCGAGGGCAATGGCATCCGCCGGTACGTGCACCTGGGCACGGGCAACTACAACCCGACCACGGCGAGGCTGTACACGGACCTGTCGCTCTTCACGGCTCGGCAGGAGATCGCCGAGGACGTGACGGCGCTCTTCAACATGCTCACGGGTTATTCCACGGCGCCCCAATGGAAGCGGTTGGCGGTGGCGCCGATGGGCTTGCATGAGAAGGTATTGGGACTGATTCAGCGTGAGGCGGACAAGGCGCGCAAGGGAGAGCCCGCGCGCATCGTGGCGAAGATGAACTCGCTGGTGGACCCGAGCGTCATCCGCGCGCTGTACGCGGCAAGCCAGGCGGGGGTGCGGATCGACTTGCTGGTGCGAGGCATCTGCTGCCTGAGGCCGGGGGTGCCGGGGGTGAGCGAGAACATCCAGGTGACCAGCGTGGTGGACCGGTTCCTGGAGCACAGCCGGGTGTTCGCGTTTGGGGAAGGTGCTCAGGCGGAGGTATGGGCCTCGAGCGCGGACTGGATGCCACGCAACTTCGTGCGCCGCATCGAGACGATGTTCCCGGTAGAGGAGCCCCTCTTGCGGCAACGGCTCCTGGACGAAGTGCTGGGGGTGGCGTTGAGGGACAACGCGAAGGCCCGGCGGCTCCAGCGGGATGGGACGTATGTGCCAGTGGAGCGGACGGGCTCCCCCGTGCGCAGCCAGATGGTGTTGCTGGAGTTGGCGCGGCGGGTGGCGGATTCCAAGCCCATCGAGTCGCTGATGCGGCACGTGGCGGCGCCGGAGATACCAGCCGAGCCACTGCGTGTTCCAGCCACCCCCGTGCCCTCCACAGGCTGA
- a CDS encoding 2OG-Fe(II) oxygenase translates to MDLRDEDIEALGTQGFFIRTASLGEQQARAIHAEAQARAATGALRPAGIRRGADRAEDTAVRGDFIEWLSPSPGSALGRLWEAFAALGEALSAGAYLGLGRFDVQLAHYPGGGTRYVRHRDAFPGQSNRRLTAIYYANPDWRPAHGGQLRLYPGAGTLEVAPALDTLVVFLSERLEHEVLPTHAPRLALTAWYYGRDVA, encoded by the coding sequence ATGGACCTCCGGGATGAAGACATCGAGGCGCTGGGCACCCAGGGCTTCTTCATACGCACTGCCTCCTTGGGTGAGCAGCAGGCGAGGGCCATCCACGCGGAAGCCCAGGCGCGCGCCGCCACGGGGGCGCTGCGGCCCGCGGGCATCCGCCGAGGGGCGGACCGCGCCGAGGACACGGCGGTGCGGGGAGATTTCATCGAGTGGCTCTCCCCCTCGCCGGGCTCGGCCCTGGGCCGCCTCTGGGAGGCCTTCGCGGCCCTGGGCGAGGCCCTCTCGGCGGGCGCGTACCTGGGGCTGGGCCGCTTCGATGTTCAGCTCGCCCACTATCCAGGCGGGGGGACGCGGTATGTCCGCCACCGGGATGCCTTCCCGGGCCAGTCCAACCGGCGGCTGACGGCCATCTACTACGCCAATCCAGACTGGCGGCCCGCACACGGGGGGCAGCTCCGGCTGTACCCGGGAGCGGGCACCCTGGAGGTGGCGCCGGCCCTGGACACGCTGGTCGTCTTCCTGAGCGAGCGGCTGGAACACGAAGTGCTTCCCACGCATGCGCCCAGGCTCGCGCTGACCGCGTGGTACTACGGACGGGACGTGGCTTAG
- a CDS encoding DUF4230 domain-containing protein — translation MANVSRVLSVVIAGVLGALGAFFVMRSQPRALPDTPALVLQMREVTRLETLDVSLYKKVVFSPEPKASDALWKDVVHWAAYSLRAPRGRAIVFADVHLGYEFQRIDASSLQVRGSQVEVVLPPVTVQVELRPGETEIIDSNLNSTETTQLLELARTAFEREARGDARLKERARQSAERSLKALFLSLGFTEVRFVEKLTRATAG, via the coding sequence ATGGCGAACGTCTCGCGGGTGCTCTCCGTTGTCATCGCAGGGGTCCTCGGTGCTCTCGGCGCCTTCTTCGTCATGCGCTCCCAGCCCCGGGCCTTGCCCGATACCCCCGCCCTCGTGCTGCAAATGCGCGAGGTGACACGGCTCGAGACGCTCGACGTCTCCCTTTACAAGAAGGTGGTTTTCAGCCCAGAGCCCAAGGCCTCGGATGCGCTCTGGAAGGACGTGGTCCATTGGGCCGCCTACTCGCTGCGCGCCCCCCGGGGCCGCGCCATCGTCTTCGCGGACGTGCATCTGGGCTACGAGTTCCAGCGCATCGACGCGTCGTCGCTTCAGGTGCGCGGCTCCCAGGTGGAGGTGGTGCTCCCACCCGTGACGGTGCAGGTGGAGCTGCGCCCCGGGGAGACCGAGATCATCGACTCCAACCTCAACAGCACCGAGACCACGCAGTTGCTCGAGCTGGCCCGGACCGCCTTCGAGCGCGAGGCGCGCGGAGACGCCCGGCTGAAGGAGCGCGCCCGGCAGTCCGCGGAGCGCTCCTTGAAGGCCCTGTTCCTGTCGCTCGGCTTCACCGAGGTCCGCTTCGTGGAGAAGCTGACCCGCGCTACCGCGGGCTAG
- a CDS encoding Ppx/GppA phosphatase family protein produces MAPSTLPPVLAAIDVGTNAVRLELARPDADGALETLHQERDPIRPGEGVFATGAMPEETAERLLSTLRRYAALCKRHKALVRAVATSALRESRNRDDIVRRVREETGLDLEVVSGKEEARLICLGVLHRKPPGTRSLLIDIGGGSTEVAVTTGERPDHLWSLALGAVRLTEVFDASQEVSSKHLRLMRSFVAETVRKTLPEKVAGAPKGALGSSGTINAVVSFACGESGSLATARQISQAVDALAAMPPERRRKRFDPRRADIIVSGALILEGTMKHLGVETVSAVNRGLRDGLLVDLLYRQDASHKDHSLTAAALEIGKRFFFDEKHSRQVSRLAVTLFDGLAALHQLPLSTRPYLEVAALLHDIGNAVSYERHHKHTYYLIHNADIPGLSERERELVALVARYHRRSPPKVSHPGMAGLPTSEARIVRKLSTLLRVADSLDCSHQQLIKSLKATTSRDGVTLHLNARQPLDLELWDADREVVYFRSVFGKRLTFHVSK; encoded by the coding sequence ATGGCCCCTTCAACGCTTCCCCCCGTCCTCGCCGCCATCGATGTAGGCACCAATGCCGTGCGCCTGGAGCTCGCCCGCCCGGACGCGGATGGCGCCCTGGAGACCCTCCATCAGGAGCGGGACCCCATCCGCCCCGGCGAGGGCGTCTTCGCCACGGGGGCCATGCCCGAGGAGACGGCGGAGCGCTTGCTGTCCACGCTGCGCCGTTATGCCGCACTGTGTAAACGACACAAGGCCCTGGTCCGGGCGGTGGCCACCAGCGCCCTGCGTGAGTCGCGCAACCGCGACGACATCGTCCGGCGCGTGCGCGAGGAGACGGGGCTGGACCTGGAGGTGGTGAGCGGCAAGGAGGAGGCGCGCCTCATCTGCCTGGGCGTGCTCCACCGCAAGCCCCCCGGCACCCGCTCGTTGCTGATTGACATCGGGGGAGGGTCCACCGAGGTGGCCGTCACGACCGGCGAGCGGCCGGACCACCTCTGGAGCCTGGCCCTGGGGGCGGTGCGGCTCACCGAGGTGTTCGACGCCTCCCAGGAGGTCTCCTCCAAGCACCTGCGGCTGATGCGCAGCTTCGTGGCCGAGACGGTGCGCAAGACCCTGCCCGAGAAGGTCGCGGGAGCCCCCAAAGGGGCCCTGGGCTCCTCGGGCACCATCAACGCCGTGGTGTCCTTCGCCTGCGGGGAGAGCGGCAGCCTCGCCACCGCGCGGCAGATCAGCCAGGCGGTGGACGCGCTGGCGGCCATGCCCCCCGAGCGGCGGCGCAAGCGCTTCGATCCGCGCCGGGCGGACATCATCGTCTCGGGGGCCCTCATCCTCGAAGGGACGATGAAGCACCTGGGCGTGGAGACCGTGTCCGCCGTGAACCGGGGGCTGCGCGACGGGCTGCTGGTGGATCTGCTCTACCGGCAGGACGCCTCGCACAAGGACCACAGCCTGACGGCCGCGGCGCTGGAGATCGGCAAGCGCTTCTTCTTCGATGAGAAGCACTCCCGGCAGGTGTCCCGGCTGGCCGTCACCCTCTTCGATGGGCTGGCGGCGCTGCACCAGTTGCCGCTGTCCACCCGGCCCTACCTCGAGGTGGCCGCGCTGCTGCACGACATCGGCAACGCGGTGAGCTACGAGCGCCACCACAAGCACACCTATTACCTCATCCACAACGCGGACATCCCCGGCCTGTCCGAGCGTGAGCGCGAGCTGGTGGCGCTGGTGGCCCGCTACCACCGCCGCAGCCCTCCGAAGGTGTCCCACCCCGGCATGGCGGGGCTGCCCACCTCCGAGGCGCGGATCGTGCGCAAGCTGTCCACCCTGCTGCGGGTGGCGGACTCGCTGGATTGCAGCCACCAGCAGCTCATCAAGTCCCTCAAGGCCACCACCAGCCGGGACGGCGTCACCCTGCACCTGAACGCCCGGCAGCCGTTGGACCTGGAGCTGTGGGACGCGGACCGGGAAGTGGTCTACTTCCGCTCGGTCTTCGGCAAGCGGCTCACCTTTCATGTCAGCAAGTAG
- a CDS encoding ATP adenylyltransferase family protein, producing the protein MERPSSFAKGTLWNALVERASRALASGALVPIRTEMEVIEDEGVPFLVRVVSNLERKARATQSAPEGAPPKNPFLPPYEEDLFVGPVAPAHACLLNKFNVYEHHALLITRDYEDQDSLLTPADFEALLHCMAEFDALGFYNGGRLAGASQPHKHLQLVPVPLAPGGSRTPMDEAVARGRLPFRHALGPPLREPAQAHALYLELLREVGREQPGTPYNFLATRDWTMVVPRTQESFESISLNCLAFAGSLLVKNRELRERVRAVGPMTLLRAVTGTGLP; encoded by the coding sequence ATGGAGCGCCCTTCCTCCTTCGCGAAGGGAACGCTGTGGAATGCCCTCGTCGAGCGTGCCTCGCGGGCGCTCGCCAGTGGGGCGTTGGTGCCCATCCGCACGGAGATGGAGGTCATCGAGGACGAGGGCGTCCCGTTTCTCGTCCGGGTGGTCTCCAACCTGGAGCGCAAGGCGCGGGCCACGCAGTCCGCTCCCGAAGGGGCCCCCCCGAAGAATCCCTTTCTGCCCCCCTATGAGGAGGACCTCTTCGTGGGGCCGGTCGCCCCCGCGCACGCGTGCCTGCTGAACAAGTTCAATGTCTACGAGCACCACGCCCTGCTCATCACCCGGGACTACGAGGACCAGGACTCCCTGCTCACCCCCGCGGACTTCGAGGCGCTGCTCCACTGCATGGCGGAGTTCGACGCGCTTGGCTTCTACAACGGGGGGCGGCTGGCGGGCGCGAGCCAGCCACACAAGCACCTTCAGCTCGTCCCCGTGCCGCTGGCCCCGGGCGGGAGCCGTACGCCCATGGACGAGGCGGTGGCCCGGGGCCGGCTGCCGTTCCGGCACGCCCTGGGACCGCCCCTCCGGGAACCCGCGCAGGCACATGCCCTCTACCTGGAGCTGTTGCGAGAGGTGGGCCGCGAGCAGCCCGGCACGCCCTACAACTTCCTGGCGACGCGGGACTGGACGATGGTGGTGCCCCGTACCCAGGAGTCCTTCGAGTCCATCTCCCTGAACTGTCTGGCCTTCGCCGGCTCGCTGCTGGTGAAGAACCGGGAGTTGCGCGAGCGGGTGCGCGCGGTGGGCCCGATGACGCTGCTCCGCGCCGTCACGGGCACCGGGCTGCCATGA